In the Brucella anthropi ATCC 49188 genome, one interval contains:
- a CDS encoding GntR family transcriptional regulator: MADDHNEPVKLRDKAYQSFTQHLLARDFHPGQFVSQRQLVTMTGLPLGAIRELIPRLEAEGLIKTVPQRGLQIAHIDLNLIREAFQFRLFIEKESIAIFCQSASDELLRSLRAEHEDTLNRAMSEGETPELEERAQNIDWSLHDTIVGSLDNEIIWRAYQTNTIKMRLINQERFRITGRVIPVMQEHLAVLAAIETRDPQTAMDAIAVHINNARKLALQI, translated from the coding sequence TTGGCAGACGATCACAACGAACCAGTAAAATTGCGGGATAAGGCTTATCAGAGCTTCACCCAGCATTTGCTGGCGCGTGATTTTCATCCGGGCCAGTTCGTTTCGCAGCGCCAGCTCGTCACCATGACGGGCTTGCCACTGGGTGCGATCCGCGAACTGATCCCGCGCCTTGAGGCGGAAGGTCTTATCAAGACAGTGCCGCAGCGCGGGCTCCAGATCGCCCATATCGATCTTAATCTGATCCGTGAAGCGTTTCAGTTTCGCCTTTTCATCGAAAAGGAGTCGATTGCGATTTTCTGTCAGTCGGCTTCCGACGAGCTGTTGCGTTCGCTGCGTGCCGAGCATGAAGACACTCTCAATCGCGCAATGAGCGAAGGTGAAACGCCGGAGCTTGAAGAACGGGCGCAGAATATCGACTGGAGCCTGCACGACACAATTGTCGGCTCGCTCGATAATGAGATCATCTGGCGTGCTTACCAGACCAATACGATCAAGATGCGCCTGATCAATCAGGAGCGCTTCCGTATCACCGGGCGTGTTATCCCGGTCATGCAGGAGCATCTCGCTGTGCTTGCTGCAATCGAAACACGCGATCCGCAGACAGCCATGGATGCCATCGCCGTTCACATCAACAATGCACGGAAGCTGGCTTTGCAGATTTAA
- a CDS encoding ABC transporter substrate-binding protein has product MNLLRPTRRQFLAGTAAIAASGVTGISPSFAQSTVDWKKYAGTTLEVNLIKSPRGEILQKYQKEFEELTGIKVNSEQMPEQQQRQKAVIELTSGRPSFDVIHISYHVQKRQFEKGGWLADLNPFLKDPTLTDASLTEDDFASAGLTFAKDANGRFGALPFSVDYWIIYWNKELFAAKGIEFPKTFEELVAAAEALTDPSTRTYGFVARGMKNANAPVYTSLLLGYGKQSVDADGNLQTDSAEGIEAAKLYQRLMTKSAPPGVAGFNWAECQSNFLQGRVGMWLDGIGFAPPLEDPNKSRVVGKVGYGVMPAGPNAQAAPTTGDGIGVTEASKNKEAAYLYCQWAISKEMGARLLQSGSGVPFRKSVIDDEAVRKGVTMPAGWVEALSKSAPISQLCLPVIVPVTEFRDIIGVGLTNLLNGADAETEMKRATEEFRPVLARSEGK; this is encoded by the coding sequence ATGAATCTATTACGTCCAACACGTCGTCAGTTTCTGGCGGGAACAGCAGCCATCGCCGCCTCGGGTGTCACGGGCATCAGCCCATCTTTCGCGCAGTCGACCGTTGACTGGAAGAAATATGCTGGCACCACGCTTGAAGTAAATCTTATCAAGAGCCCGCGCGGCGAAATCCTTCAGAAATATCAGAAGGAATTCGAAGAGCTCACCGGCATCAAGGTCAATTCCGAGCAGATGCCGGAACAGCAGCAGCGCCAGAAAGCGGTGATCGAGCTGACGTCCGGTCGTCCAAGCTTCGACGTTATTCACATCAGCTATCACGTTCAGAAGCGTCAATTTGAAAAGGGTGGCTGGCTTGCCGACCTCAACCCGTTTCTGAAAGACCCGACGCTGACCGATGCATCACTCACAGAAGATGATTTTGCAAGCGCCGGTCTGACCTTCGCCAAGGATGCCAATGGCCGCTTCGGCGCGCTGCCTTTCTCGGTCGATTACTGGATCATCTACTGGAACAAGGAACTCTTTGCCGCCAAGGGCATCGAATTCCCGAAGACTTTTGAAGAATTGGTTGCCGCTGCAGAAGCGCTCACCGATCCATCAACCAGAACCTATGGTTTTGTCGCTCGCGGCATGAAGAATGCCAATGCGCCGGTCTATACCAGCCTCCTGCTCGGCTATGGCAAGCAGTCGGTTGACGCAGACGGTAATCTGCAGACGGATTCGGCTGAAGGGATTGAAGCCGCCAAGCTCTATCAGCGCCTGATGACCAAATCGGCACCTCCCGGTGTTGCAGGCTTTAACTGGGCTGAATGCCAGTCGAACTTCCTGCAGGGCCGTGTCGGCATGTGGCTCGACGGTATCGGCTTTGCGCCGCCGCTCGAAGATCCGAACAAGTCGCGTGTTGTCGGCAAGGTTGGCTATGGCGTCATGCCAGCAGGCCCGAATGCGCAGGCAGCACCAACCACCGGCGATGGTATCGGCGTGACCGAAGCTTCCAAGAACAAGGAAGCTGCATATCTGTATTGCCAGTGGGCCATTTCCAAGGAAATGGGCGCTCGCCTGTTGCAGTCGGGATCGGGTGTTCCGTTCCGCAAGTCGGTCATCGATGATGAAGCCGTGCGCAAGGGCGTTACCATGCCAGCGGGCTGGGTGGAAGCTCTGTCAAAATCCGCACCAATCAGCCAGCTCTGCCTGCCGGTCATCGTACCTGTCACCGAATTCCGCGACATTATCGGTGTCGGCCTCACCAATCTGTTGAATGGTGCGGATGCAGAAACTGAAATGAAACGCGCGACGGAAGAATTCCGTCCGGTCCTCGCACGGAGCGAAGGAAAATGA
- a CDS encoding carbohydrate ABC transporter permease, with protein MTSAAPIGAKTEAAANAASSTKTGKSRLRPSYWPFVLPALITVGAVIVFPWVFTLWMSANQWQLGGEQSFVGFDNYLRLAADMRFWESMWHTLVYTVLSVVAPMILGTIAALVFDSKLPMRGLLRGIFVMPMMATPVAVALVWTMMYHPQLGVLNYLLSLIGIAPQEWIFNQSTVIPSLVLVETWQWTPLVMLIVLGGLASMPRDPFESAEIDGANGWQKFRYITLPMILPFIMVAVIIRSIDALKSFDIIYAMTQGGPGTASETINIYLYNVAFSYYDIGYGSAIAVVFFIVIIAMSMILLALRQRTKWNS; from the coding sequence ATGACATCTGCCGCCCCGATAGGTGCAAAAACGGAAGCTGCTGCCAATGCAGCTTCCTCCACCAAGACTGGCAAGAGCCGCTTGCGGCCAAGTTACTGGCCATTTGTTCTTCCAGCCTTGATCACCGTCGGGGCGGTGATTGTCTTCCCATGGGTGTTTACGCTTTGGATGAGTGCAAACCAGTGGCAGCTCGGCGGGGAGCAGAGCTTTGTCGGCTTCGACAATTATCTGCGTCTTGCAGCCGATATGCGCTTCTGGGAATCCATGTGGCATACGCTTGTTTATACGGTTCTCTCGGTCGTGGCGCCGATGATTCTGGGCACGATTGCAGCGCTGGTCTTTGACAGCAAGCTGCCAATGCGCGGGCTGTTGCGCGGTATTTTCGTGATGCCGATGATGGCGACGCCGGTTGCCGTCGCCCTTGTCTGGACGATGATGTATCACCCGCAGCTCGGTGTGCTGAACTATCTTCTCTCGCTGATCGGCATTGCGCCGCAGGAGTGGATATTTAATCAGAGCACGGTTATCCCGTCGCTGGTGCTGGTTGAAACCTGGCAGTGGACGCCGCTGGTCATGCTGATTGTGCTCGGCGGCTTGGCCTCCATGCCGCGCGATCCGTTTGAAAGTGCGGAAATCGATGGTGCCAATGGCTGGCAGAAGTTCCGCTATATCACGCTTCCGATGATCCTGCCCTTTATCATGGTGGCCGTCATCATCCGCTCGATCGATGCGCTGAAAAGCTTCGACATTATCTATGCGATGACGCAGGGCGGTCCCGGAACGGCATCGGAAACCATCAATATCTATCTCTATAACGTGGCGTTTTCCTATTATGACATTGGCTATGGATCGGCGATTGCCGTGGTGTTCTTCATTGTCATTATCGCCATGTCGATGATCCTTCTGGCCCTGCGCCAGCGAACCAAATGGAACTCGTGA
- a CDS encoding carbohydrate ABC transporter permease yields MARKSILSKLGTALMVFIIVSPAIFFFVWMLSLSLKYEIDNGAYPPILIPDRIAWSNYSGIFETNDFLLYFWNSILVTGTATLLALLVGVPAGYGIARLRANKSAIVIMIARMTPGLSYLIPLFLLFQTLGLLGTLWPQIIIHLVVTVPIVIWIMIGYFETTPLELEEAAIIDGASSWQVFMKVALPIAKPGVVVSLILAVIFSWNNFVFGIVLASRETRTLPVAVYNMLSFEQVSWGPLAAAALVVTLPVLLLTVFAQRQIVAGLTAGAVK; encoded by the coding sequence ATGGCACGCAAGTCAATTCTTTCAAAGCTTGGCACGGCACTCATGGTTTTCATCATCGTGTCGCCTGCAATCTTCTTCTTCGTCTGGATGCTGTCGCTTTCCTTGAAATATGAAATCGACAACGGCGCCTATCCACCGATCCTGATCCCCGACCGCATCGCGTGGTCGAACTATAGCGGAATTTTCGAGACCAACGATTTTCTGCTCTATTTCTGGAACAGTATTCTCGTGACCGGAACAGCGACTTTGCTGGCATTGCTGGTCGGGGTTCCGGCAGGCTACGGCATTGCACGACTGCGCGCCAACAAGTCGGCAATCGTCATCATGATTGCGCGTATGACGCCGGGTCTGTCCTACCTGATCCCGCTGTTTCTGCTGTTTCAGACGCTCGGACTGCTCGGCACCCTCTGGCCGCAGATCATCATCCATCTGGTTGTGACTGTTCCAATCGTGATCTGGATCATGATCGGCTACTTCGAGACAACGCCGTTGGAGCTTGAAGAAGCCGCCATTATCGATGGCGCATCCTCGTGGCAGGTGTTCATGAAGGTGGCACTTCCAATCGCCAAGCCGGGCGTTGTGGTGTCGCTCATCCTTGCGGTGATCTTCTCGTGGAACAATTTCGTTTTCGGCATCGTGCTTGCAAGCCGCGAGACACGCACCCTGCCGGTCGCAGTTTACAACATGCTGTCCTTTGAACAGGTCAGCTGGGGTCCGCTTGCCGCCGCAGCCCTTGTGGTCACATTGCCGGTCCTGTTGCTAACCGTTTTCGCACAGCGCCAGATCGTTGCAGGTCTGACAGCAGGCGCCGTCAAATAA
- a CDS encoding ABC transporter ATP-binding protein yields MASVSIRNAIKKYGNVGVLHGVSVDIQDGEFVVLVGPSGCGKSTLLRMIAGLEEISDGEIAIGPRVVNDLRAKERDIAMVFQNYALYPHMTVADNMGFALMLKNAPKEERDSRVNRAAEILGLNKLLDRFPRQLSGGQRQRVAMGRAIVRDPQVFLFDEPLSNLDAKLRVQMRGEIKGLHQRLKTTTIYVTHDQIEAMTMADKIVVMRDGLVEQIGAPLDLYDRPANMFVAGFIGSPSMNFVNGKIEEGSFVADGGFRMPLPEGDYASLSGKAVYGVRPEHMKIAEQGVPVTVEIVEPTGSEIMVMGKLGDQPITCLFRERLTVRPRDVLTIAIDPATSHVFEPKKGKRVSR; encoded by the coding sequence ATGGCATCTGTATCCATCCGAAATGCAATCAAGAAATATGGCAATGTCGGCGTGTTGCACGGCGTGTCCGTGGATATTCAGGACGGCGAATTTGTCGTGTTGGTCGGCCCGTCGGGCTGCGGAAAATCCACGCTTCTGCGCATGATCGCAGGGCTTGAGGAAATCAGTGACGGCGAAATCGCCATTGGTCCGCGTGTGGTCAATGACCTACGCGCTAAAGAGCGCGATATTGCCATGGTGTTCCAGAATTATGCGCTCTATCCGCATATGACGGTGGCCGACAATATGGGCTTCGCGCTCATGCTGAAAAATGCACCGAAGGAAGAACGCGACAGCCGCGTTAATCGTGCAGCAGAAATCCTCGGCCTCAACAAGCTGCTCGACCGCTTTCCACGCCAGCTTTCCGGCGGTCAGCGCCAGCGTGTGGCCATGGGCCGTGCGATTGTTCGCGATCCGCAGGTGTTTCTGTTTGACGAACCGCTCTCCAATCTCGACGCTAAATTGCGCGTGCAGATGCGCGGTGAGATCAAGGGACTGCATCAGCGCCTAAAGACCACCACGATTTACGTGACCCACGATCAGATCGAAGCCATGACCATGGCTGATAAGATCGTCGTCATGCGCGATGGCCTCGTAGAACAGATCGGCGCGCCGCTCGATCTTTATGACCGTCCGGCCAACATGTTTGTGGCTGGCTTCATCGGTTCACCATCGATGAACTTCGTCAATGGCAAGATCGAAGAAGGTTCGTTTGTGGCCGACGGCGGCTTCCGTATGCCGCTTCCGGAAGGCGATTATGCAAGTCTTTCGGGCAAGGCTGTTTATGGTGTGCGCCCTGAGCATATGAAGATCGCAGAGCAGGGCGTTCCAGTCACGGTCGAAATCGTTGAACCCACCGGCTCGGAAATCATGGTCATGGGCAAGCTCGGTGATCAGCCGATTACCTGCCTGTTCCGCGAGCGCCTGACCGTGCGTCCGCGCGATGTGCTGACCATTGCGATTGATCCGGCAACAAGCCATGTGTTCGAGCCGAAAAAAGGCAAACGCGTCAGCCGCTAA
- the preA gene encoding NAD-dependent dihydropyrimidine dehydrogenase subunit PreA yields MADLSTNFLGIKSPNPFWLASAPPTDKAYNVERAFKAGWGGVVWKTLGAEGPPVVNVNGPRYGAIHGADRRLLGLNNIELITDRPLEVNLREMKEVKMRWPDRALIASIMVPCEEEAWKAILPLVEETGADGIELNFGCPHGMSERGMGAAVGQVPEYVGMVVKWCKQYSRMPVITKLTPNITDIRKPARGAKENGTDAVSLINTINSIVSVDLDSMSPVPSIDGRGSHGGYCGPAVKPIALNMVAEIARDPETYGLPISGIGGITTWRDAAEFIALGCGTVQVCTAAMTYGFKVVEEMIDGLSDWMDSKGYQTLDDFRGMAVGHVSDWQYLNLNYVTKARIDQDSCIKCGRCHIACEDTSHQAITSLVNGARHFEVIDEECVGCNLCVNVCPVEDCITMEQIGDFDPRTKAPIPAQYANWTTHPNNPMAVKEAAE; encoded by the coding sequence ATGGCTGATCTTTCAACGAACTTCCTCGGCATCAAGTCTCCAAACCCGTTCTGGCTGGCTTCGGCCCCACCGACGGACAAAGCTTACAATGTCGAACGGGCTTTCAAGGCTGGCTGGGGTGGCGTGGTCTGGAAAACGCTGGGGGCTGAAGGCCCGCCGGTCGTAAACGTCAATGGTCCGCGCTATGGCGCTATCCATGGTGCTGACCGGCGCCTGCTGGGTCTCAACAATATCGAGCTGATCACCGACCGGCCACTGGAAGTGAACCTGCGCGAAATGAAAGAAGTGAAAATGCGCTGGCCCGACCGCGCATTGATCGCTTCGATCATGGTGCCATGCGAAGAAGAAGCGTGGAAAGCAATCCTGCCCCTGGTGGAAGAAACCGGTGCCGACGGCATCGAGCTGAACTTTGGCTGTCCGCACGGCATGAGCGAACGCGGCATGGGTGCGGCTGTCGGTCAGGTGCCGGAATATGTCGGGATGGTCGTGAAATGGTGCAAGCAATATAGCCGTATGCCGGTGATCACCAAGCTGACGCCGAACATCACCGATATTCGCAAGCCAGCGCGTGGCGCGAAAGAAAACGGCACCGATGCGGTATCGCTGATCAACACGATCAATTCGATTGTTTCGGTTGATTTGGACAGCATGTCGCCGGTGCCATCCATTGACGGTCGCGGCAGCCATGGCGGCTATTGCGGACCAGCGGTCAAGCCGATTGCGCTCAACATGGTGGCGGAAATTGCGCGCGATCCTGAAACCTATGGCCTGCCGATTTCAGGCATTGGCGGGATTACCACATGGCGCGATGCTGCGGAATTTATCGCGCTCGGCTGCGGCACGGTTCAGGTCTGTACCGCTGCTATGACCTATGGCTTCAAGGTCGTTGAAGAAATGATCGACGGTCTTTCCGACTGGATGGATAGTAAAGGCTATCAGACGCTGGACGATTTCCGCGGCATGGCTGTGGGGCATGTCAGCGACTGGCAGTATCTCAACCTCAATTATGTCACCAAGGCACGGATCGATCAGGATTCCTGCATCAAGTGCGGCCGTTGCCATATTGCCTGCGAAGATACCTCGCATCAGGCAATCACCAGTCTGGTGAATGGTGCGCGCCACTTTGAGGTGATCGATGAGGAATGCGTTGGCTGCAATCTCTGCGTCAATGTCTGCCCGGTCGAGGATTGCATCACCATGGAGCAGATCGGCGATTTCGATCCGCGCACCAAGGCACCGATCCCGGCACAATATGCCAATTGGACCACGCATCCAAACAATCCGATGGCCGTGAAAGAGGCCGCGGAATAA
- a CDS encoding NAD(P)-dependent oxidoreductase, protein MRSMRSADNSPIDAVDNPGHTNGPDIHGSRLEKADYAHVFDDLHPPLNKHEALVESDRCYYCYDAPCMNACPTSIDIPRFIRQINTGNAIGAAKTILSENILGGMCARVCPTETLCEEVCVRETSEGKPVKIGELQRYATDVLMETGNHPFKRAPDTGKHIAIVGAGPAGISAAHRLAMYGHQVTIFEARPKGGGLNEYGIAAYKTVNNFAQRELEFVLKIGAINIEYNQTLGQDITIETLKAGYDAVFLGMGMPGVNDLALVGEDAPNVIDAVDYIANLRQAKDLSSLPVGRNVVVIGGGMTAVDVAIQTKKLGAENVTIVYRRGQESMNASAYEQELAQIHGVVIRHWLQPHALERNEDGTVNAVVFEYTNADSGKLSGTGEYLILEADQVFKAIGQKFEPEPIAGSGIGLSKGRISVDEDRRTSVEGIWAGGDCVAGGQDLTVASVEDGKVAAESIHATLTKRPEAIEGFADAVLSGGALHAPSPSASRDRSVPLGQEQG, encoded by the coding sequence ATGCGATCGATGAGATCAGCAGACAATTCGCCTATTGATGCAGTCGATAATCCGGGACATACGAACGGGCCTGATATTCACGGCTCGCGGCTTGAGAAGGCCGACTATGCGCATGTTTTTGATGATCTGCATCCGCCGCTGAACAAGCATGAAGCCCTCGTTGAATCCGACCGCTGCTATTATTGCTATGACGCACCTTGCATGAATGCATGTCCTACCAGCATCGATATTCCGCGTTTCATTCGCCAGATTAACACCGGCAATGCCATCGGTGCAGCCAAGACCATTCTCTCAGAAAATATTCTGGGCGGCATGTGCGCCCGCGTTTGCCCGACAGAAACGCTCTGCGAAGAAGTGTGTGTTCGCGAAACCTCCGAAGGCAAACCGGTCAAGATCGGTGAATTGCAGCGCTATGCCACAGATGTTCTGATGGAAACCGGCAATCATCCATTCAAGCGCGCACCCGATACTGGCAAGCACATCGCAATCGTTGGCGCGGGCCCGGCAGGTATCTCCGCAGCACATCGCCTTGCGATGTATGGGCATCAGGTGACGATTTTTGAAGCGCGACCCAAGGGCGGCGGTCTTAATGAATATGGTATTGCCGCCTATAAGACGGTCAATAATTTCGCCCAGCGCGAACTGGAATTCGTGCTGAAAATCGGCGCGATCAATATCGAATATAACCAGACGCTCGGTCAGGACATCACCATTGAAACGCTGAAGGCTGGCTATGATGCAGTTTTCCTCGGCATGGGCATGCCAGGCGTCAACGATCTGGCGCTTGTCGGCGAAGATGCGCCCAACGTGATCGATGCGGTGGATTACATCGCCAATCTGCGTCAGGCAAAAGACCTCTCATCCCTCCCCGTTGGCCGCAATGTGGTAGTGATCGGCGGCGGCATGACGGCGGTAGACGTTGCGATCCAGACCAAGAAGCTTGGCGCTGAAAACGTGACAATCGTTTATCGTCGCGGTCAGGAAAGCATGAATGCCAGCGCCTATGAGCAGGAACTGGCACAGATTCATGGCGTGGTGATCCGTCACTGGTTGCAACCGCATGCCCTTGAGCGGAACGAAGACGGCACGGTCAATGCCGTGGTCTTTGAATATACCAATGCCGATAGCGGCAAACTTTCCGGCACCGGCGAATATCTCATTCTTGAAGCCGATCAGGTGTTCAAGGCTATCGGCCAGAAGTTTGAACCAGAGCCAATTGCCGGGTCTGGCATCGGACTTTCCAAAGGGCGCATCAGCGTCGATGAAGATCGTCGCACATCCGTTGAGGGCATATGGGCAGGAGGCGACTGCGTTGCAGGTGGTCAGGATCTGACCGTTGCATCGGTGGAAGACGGCAAGGTTGCAGCAGAATCCATCCATGCGACGCTGACAAAACGTCCCGAAGCGATTGAAGGTTTTGCCGATGCGGTGTTGTCGGGCGGCGCACTTCATGCGCCCTCCCCGTCTGCTTCGCGTGACCGCAGTGTGCCATTGGGCCAGGAACAGGGCTGA
- a CDS encoding DMT family transporter yields the protein MKPRDVATYIFLAVAWGLSFLVVLRVVEAFGWAGAVAFRSFIAAGTLFAIAKLSGRNLDFQAGWKPFAVVGATTVAGQLIGLSYGTPLIGTAMAAICVASIPLFSMVISQLWGLERITSRGLIGLLLGVTGIVLLVGFPAVAVTPEFIMGCIAVLFSCFSAAFGSNYASRRLSTTGSWETTIGAFVFGGILSLPLILAVPVPAMPGMIDFVYLLISACVMSALTYVLYFKLVGNVGPTKAISVEFVVTVIAVLVGAVFLKEQLSLIQFVGAAVIISGCALVLSSRPALPKESQTFPASEATPDGLKSDPL from the coding sequence ATGAAACCCAGAGACGTCGCGACCTATATTTTCCTTGCCGTAGCATGGGGACTTTCGTTCCTCGTGGTGCTGCGCGTGGTCGAAGCCTTTGGCTGGGCCGGTGCGGTTGCCTTCCGCTCTTTCATTGCCGCCGGAACACTTTTTGCAATCGCGAAACTCTCCGGACGCAATCTTGATTTTCAGGCGGGCTGGAAACCCTTCGCCGTGGTTGGTGCAACCACCGTTGCGGGCCAGCTTATTGGCCTTTCCTACGGGACGCCGCTGATCGGCACCGCAATGGCCGCGATCTGCGTCGCATCCATTCCGCTTTTCTCGATGGTTATCAGCCAGCTCTGGGGTCTCGAACGCATCACGTCGCGCGGCCTCATCGGCCTGCTCCTCGGCGTGACCGGCATTGTGCTTCTGGTCGGCTTCCCGGCTGTTGCGGTTACGCCTGAATTTATCATGGGCTGTATTGCTGTGCTTTTCTCCTGCTTCTCGGCAGCATTCGGCAGCAACTATGCAAGCCGTCGTCTTTCTACCACCGGCTCATGGGAAACCACCATCGGCGCATTCGTGTTTGGCGGCATATTAAGTTTGCCACTGATCTTGGCCGTTCCTGTGCCAGCCATGCCGGGGATGATTGATTTTGTATATCTGCTGATCTCGGCATGTGTGATGAGTGCGCTTACCTATGTGCTTTACTTCAAACTGGTTGGAAATGTCGGCCCGACCAAAGCCATCAGCGTTGAATTCGTCGTGACTGTCATCGCGGTTCTCGTCGGTGCGGTGTTCCTCAAAGAACAGCTTTCCTTGATCCAGTTTGTCGGCGCTGCTGTCATCATCAGTGGCTGTGCTCTGGTGCTAAGCTCGCGCCCGGCACTACCCAAAGAATCCCAAACTTTCCCTGCCTCGGAAGCGACACCGGACGGCCTCAAGTCCGATCCGCTTTGA
- a CDS encoding SRPBCC family protein → MDLTGEERIAAPRQAVWDALNDIETLKSCIPGCEDIERISETEIRAALKVSFGILKVRFHGILELSNMKPPVSYTISGHGEGSIAGFAHGATDVRLDEDGTDTILSYAIRGDAGGKVAQIGTKLLGSVARKIADRFFANIAEAASNAAAKTT, encoded by the coding sequence ATGGACCTGACCGGAGAAGAGCGGATTGCGGCACCACGCCAAGCAGTCTGGGATGCGTTGAACGACATTGAAACGCTGAAATCCTGCATTCCCGGTTGCGAAGATATAGAGCGCATTTCGGAAACAGAGATACGTGCCGCCCTCAAAGTGAGTTTCGGGATCCTGAAGGTTCGCTTTCACGGCATTCTGGAATTGTCGAATATGAAACCGCCGGTCTCCTATACGATTTCCGGCCACGGGGAAGGCTCCATAGCAGGGTTTGCTCACGGTGCGACCGATGTGCGTCTGGACGAAGACGGTACCGACACGATTTTATCCTACGCCATACGTGGCGATGCCGGTGGCAAGGTGGCACAGATCGGCACGAAATTGCTCGGTTCAGTCGCACGAAAAATCGCAGACCGCTTCTTTGCCAATATCGCAGAAGCGGCGTCGAACGCCGCCGCAAAAACGACCTGA
- the pgi gene encoding glucose-6-phosphate isomerase — MARDATKLEATVAKLKKHWADSAPHDMRAAFKSDPGRFERYSLSLDDLLFDWSKCRVNDETIGLLKELAIAADVEGRRAAMFAGEHINNTEDRAVLHVALRDTSSKEVLVDGHNVLPDVKEVLDRMAAFADGIRSGAIKGATGKKITDIVNIGIGGSDLGPVMATLALSPYHDGPRAHFVSNIDGAHIADTLGILDPATTLVIIASKTFTTIETMTNAQTARKWVADALGEAAVGAHFAAVSTALDRVAAFGIAEDRVFGFWDWVGGRYSVWSAIGLPVMIAIGPEDFRKFLAGAHSMDVHFRDAPLEKNLAVWLGLIGYWHRAICGYGSRAIIPYDQRLARLPAYLQQLDMESNGKSVTVDGKPVSGPTGPVVWGEPGTNGQHAFFQLLHQGTDTIPLEFIVAAKGHEKHLDHQHEMLLANCLAQSEALMKGRTLDEARAQLKAKNLPESEVERIAPHRVFSGNRPSLTLVHDKLDPFALGRLVALYEHRVFVEAQIFGINAFDQWGVELGKELATELLPVVSGEESSDGRDASTQGLVAHLHARRKA, encoded by the coding sequence ATGGCAAGAGACGCGACGAAGCTTGAAGCAACGGTCGCAAAGCTTAAAAAGCACTGGGCAGATTCGGCCCCGCACGATATGCGCGCGGCGTTCAAATCAGACCCGGGCCGGTTCGAGCGGTATTCGCTATCCCTGGATGACCTTCTGTTCGACTGGTCAAAATGCCGGGTCAATGACGAGACGATCGGGCTCCTCAAGGAACTCGCTATTGCTGCCGATGTCGAAGGTCGTCGTGCGGCGATGTTTGCGGGTGAGCACATCAACAACACGGAGGACCGTGCCGTTCTCCATGTCGCGCTGCGCGACACGTCCTCGAAGGAAGTGCTTGTTGACGGACACAATGTGCTGCCGGATGTAAAGGAAGTGCTCGACCGTATGGCGGCATTTGCGGATGGCATTCGGTCGGGCGCGATCAAGGGAGCGACCGGAAAGAAGATCACCGATATCGTCAATATTGGCATTGGCGGGTCCGACCTCGGACCGGTCATGGCAACTCTGGCTCTTTCCCCATATCATGATGGCCCGCGTGCGCATTTCGTCTCCAATATCGACGGCGCTCATATTGCGGATACGCTTGGCATTCTCGATCCTGCGACGACGCTTGTCATCATCGCTTCCAAGACGTTCACGACCATCGAAACAATGACCAACGCGCAGACCGCGCGTAAATGGGTAGCAGATGCACTTGGAGAAGCGGCTGTGGGCGCCCATTTCGCGGCTGTCTCAACCGCATTGGACAGGGTTGCTGCCTTCGGCATTGCTGAAGACCGGGTCTTTGGTTTCTGGGACTGGGTCGGTGGACGTTATTCCGTATGGTCGGCCATCGGCCTGCCTGTGATGATTGCGATTGGACCGGAGGATTTCCGCAAGTTTCTGGCAGGTGCGCATTCAATGGATGTGCATTTCCGAGATGCGCCGCTGGAAAAGAACTTAGCCGTCTGGCTGGGTCTCATCGGTTACTGGCATCGTGCGATCTGTGGTTATGGCAGCCGTGCGATCATTCCATACGACCAGCGTCTCGCCCGTCTCCCAGCCTATCTGCAGCAGCTGGACATGGAGTCGAATGGCAAGAGCGTCACGGTCGATGGCAAGCCGGTTTCCGGTCCGACAGGCCCGGTTGTTTGGGGTGAACCTGGCACGAACGGCCAGCACGCTTTCTTCCAGCTTCTGCATCAGGGCACCGACACCATTCCGCTCGAGTTCATCGTTGCAGCAAAGGGCCATGAAAAGCACCTCGACCATCAACATGAAATGTTGCTGGCGAATTGCCTTGCACAGTCCGAGGCCTTGATGAAGGGGCGTACCCTTGATGAAGCGCGAGCGCAGTTGAAGGCGAAGAACCTGCCAGAGAGCGAAGTTGAACGCATTGCTCCGCATCGCGTTTTCTCAGGCAATCGCCCTTCGTTGACGCTGGTTCATGACAAGCTTGATCCGTTTGCTCTCGGACGTCTGGTAGCGCTGTATGAACACCGCGTGTTCGTCGAAGCACAGATTTTCGGCATCAATGCTTTCGATCAATGGGGCGTGGAGCTTGGCAAGGAACTTGCCACCGAACTTCTGCCGGTGGTTTCGGGTGAGGAGAGCAGCGACGGTCGCGACGCTTCCACACAAGGGCTTGTCGCGCATCTGCATGCGCGAAGGAAAGCTTGA